The stretch of DNA CGCGGCAGCACGGCCACCGGCGGCCAGGAAGTACCAGCGGGCGTCCGGAGTCGCCACGATCGGTGCCGGAGCGCCCATCGAGCGCAGCGCCCGCGCGGCACGCCGCCCGAGCTCGGCACCGACCTCGAGTGCTTCCACCTCGTCACCGGTGGCGATCAGCAGGCTGTACGGCCGCTCACCGAACCAGGCCGCGACCTGGTCCGCGTCGGTGCTCCGCCGGCCCTGCCAGTCCTCGTGCACGGGCACCGGGCCGGTGGAGCCACCACCGGACCATCTCCCGGTCGCAGCGACCGGGAACGTGCCGGGCACCACCGGCCAGCTGCGCGCGGCCAGCTCGATCGCTTGCACCCGCAGCTCGATGCGGAACGCACCGGCCCAATCGGCCGCTCCGCGCCAACCGCCGGTGCCGGAACCGGCGACACTGGTCTCTGGAGCGACACCGGTCCCTGTAGCAACACCGGGCCGCTCGTCCGCCGACCAGTCCATTCCCTCTCCTCCTCAACAACGGCGAGCGCCTCGGCAACGGTTTCCCGCGGTATCGCGATCCACCTGCGAGCCCGACCACGTTGTCGGAACTCTTGCCCGCAACTCGCACTTTCAATCAACGTCACAAGGCGCACCCGCGTATACCCCCGCGGCGACGAACGGTCGTTCAGCGGCGACGAACGTCGGGAACGGGACCAGAGGCACTGATATGCCGGGGTGGGCGTTCCCGGCCGCGCGACCACGGCAACCGGTCGCCGCCCGGGGACGTGTGACCGCTGAGCGCGCACCCGGAACACGCCACTCGCGTTCAGCGCGGTGCCGGCCCCGCCCTTGCCCTGGCGCTGACCTGGGATGAAAGCAACCCGGGCAGGGCGGAAGTGCGTTCTGCGACGATCACTCGCGCATCCGGGCCGGACAGTCGGCAGTCGAGCACGCTCGCGTGCATCCCGCGCGCCACCCGTTCCGCTTGCTCGCACGCCGCCGTGCCGCCCGCGGTGGCGTGCGATGCAGCGGCCAGCGCGGCGAGGTCGGCGGCCCCCTCCGCGCGATGCCTGGCCAGCACGGCGGAGCCGAGTGCCAGGCCGAACCCGAGGATGACCAGCAATCCGAGGATCAGCACCGCGGCGAGCACCGTGGCGACACCGGCATCCCGGCCGCCGGCACCGGTGCTCACCGCGCGGGCTCCGCCGGACCGGACCCGGCCGCACCCGGTTCCAGCACTGCCGCGGCTCGACTGGTCCACCACTGGGCGGGCAGGAAACCGACCACCGGTGGAGCGCTCACCTCGGTCGTCACCTGGTCGTCCCGAACGGAGATCGCCAAGCTCGCGCCCGGCGGGGCCAACCGCCGCACCGCTGCGTCGGCCTGCTCGCGATCTCCCCTGGACGCCAGCCGAGCGGCCTCGACCGCGGCGTCGGTGCACCGGACCTGCCCGAGCACCATGTTCATGGCGGTCAGCACGAGCACGAACACCGCTACGACCGCGCCCACGCCCAGGGCCGCCTCGACCGTCACCGCACCGCGGTCGGAAAAGGAATCCGGACTTCGCGCCGCCGGGACCGCCCGGCCGCCCGAACCGACCGGGAGCGCTCGCCGCGCGATCACGGGACACTGCCTTGCAATGCACGTTCGACCAGCCCGGTGAGCGCGGCCGTCACCGAGTCGCCGGTGACGACGGTGTAGAGCAGCGCTGCGAAAGCGGCCGCCGCCACGGTGCCGATGGCGTACTCGGCGGTGCTCATACCGCGGTCGCCGTGCAACAGCGTTCGAAGACTCCGCAATCGACGACGGCTGAGTCCGGAGCGGCTCGTGCGGCGATCGCCGGCAGGCACCGTGCAGCTGATCTTCGTGGGAATCGGGGTCATGCTCCCGCCTTTCTCGTGTTGTCGTTCGCCCGGCACCGCGCATCGCTTTTCGCGGCTTGCCGGGCCGGTTGTCGGCAACGAATGTCTCGCCGCACGACGGAATCCGGCCTGCTCACCAGGTCGCGGCGAGCCGCTGCACCATCCCCGCCACGACCGGAACCACGCCCAGGCACAGGAACGCGGGCAGGAAGCACAAGCCGAGCGGCGCGGTGATCCACACCCCGGCCTGCTGAGCTGCTGCTTGGGCTCGGTCGGCGACCGCGGTTCGCGCTTCGGCCGCCAGGCCGTCGGCGACCTCGGCCAACGCACTGCCGGTCCGCGCACTGCGGCGGGCCGCGCGGGCGAGTTCGGCGGTGCCGGGATGGCGAAGCGCCGGTTCCCACGCCGAGGCCGGGTCGGCCCCGAGTTCGAGCAGCCCCGCGACCTCGCGCAGCGCGGTACCCGCCGGACCAGCGAGTTCCGCGGCCACCGCCCGCACGAGCACGACCAGCGGCAGCCCTGCACGCATCCCGGCCGCCAGCAGATCCCACCCCGCGGCCAGCTCCAGCGGATCGGTGTCCGGCGGTCCGGCCCGAGCGCGAAGCACCAGCCAGAAGACGGCCGCAGCGAGCACCGCACCGGGAATCACCCCGGCGACGGCAGCGCCGAGGGCACCGGACGCAGCCGCAGCCACGGGAGCTCTGGCTCGTTCCGGCCATCTCGACAACAGCCGCGTGACGGAGTTCGGCTGCCCGGCAGCGGTAGCTTCGCCCCTCCGGCGCAGCACGGCGACCCGCGCCGATCGGACGGGCAACAACAGCAGCGCGACCGCGAGCAACACCGGTTCGAGGGCGCTCATGTCCGCACCACCGACTCGGTCAGCCGGACCGTCCACAGCACACCCGCGCACAGCAGTGCCACTCCGAGCACGAGCACGGCCTGCCCGAAGAGACCTCCGGTGAGCACCGCGAGCGGAGTCGCTCCCGAGACCTCCCCGAGCAGCAAGCCGAGCAACGGCAAACCCGCCAATACCGCGGCGGTGGCTCGCGGACCGGCCAGCTTCGCCTCGACCTCCCGCGCGAACGCCACTCGGTGCTCGAGATCGCGGCGCACCGCGTCCAGCAGCTCCGCCAGGGCGACGCCGTGACGTTCGGCCAACGCCCACGCTCTGCCGGCCCGTGCCAAGGGATCGACGGGCGCAGCTCGCTCGCCGAACCGGAACACGCGGCGATCCACCGCTTCGGCGCCCGCACCTGCTGCGGTGAGCACGGATGCGACGTCGCCGCCCATCCTTGCCGTGGTGGACAGGTCGCGGAACACGGCGGCGACCGGAAAATCCGCGTCCACGGCCGCCCCTTCCGCGGCGGCGGCCGGGTGCGACCCCGCTCGAAGCTCGGCGACCAGCAACCGGAATCCGGCCGCCAGCGCCGCCGAGCGCTGCAACCGCAGGCGGTACCCGCCGCGGGTACGCCACCACCACACGCCGAGCGCGGTCAGCGCACTCGCCGCCAGCAATCCGCCGACACCGGCGAGCAGCAGTCCGAGCAGCGCGGCGGCCGGAACCGCGCCGATCCGCAACGACGAAACCGGATTCCGGTGCGGCAGCGAAACTTCACGCCTGGGTAGCAGTCGGTGGTGCGCCCGCAGGTCCGGCCATCCGAGCAACGCCGCGGCAGGCAGCAGCAGAGTCAGCACGGCGCCGCACCTCCCCGCGAACGGATCAGCCCGGCGAGTTCCGAACGCCCCTCGATCCAACCGTCGTCGCACCGCCAGGCCGGCACGACCGACACTCGGTCCCGTTCACGGCGCAACACACCGATCGCGGCCAACTGCCTGCCGCGATCGGCGCTGCGGCGCACGTGCAGCACCACCTGCACGGCGGCGGCCAGCTGGCTGTGCAACGCCTCCCGGGCCATACCGCCCAGCGCGGCCAGGGCCTCCATCCGGGCCGGAACCTCTTCCGGGGAGTTGGCGTGCACGGTCCCTCCACCGCCTTCGTGGCCGGTGTTCAACGCGGCGAGCAGTTCGCACACCTCCGCGCCGCGCACCTCGCCGACGATCAACCGGTCCGGGCGCATCCGCAGGGACTGCCGCACCAGATCCCGCATCCGCACCTCACCGGCTCCCTCCACGTTCGCGGGCCGGGTCAGCAGCCGGACGACGTGCGGATGCCGCGGGCGGAGCTCACCCGCTTCCTCCACGCAGACGATCCGCTCAGCCGCGGAAACCTCGCCGAGCAGCGCGGCCAGCAGGGTCGTCTTCCCGGCGCCGGTGCCGCCGGTCACGAGCAAGGCCAGCCTCGCCCGCACGATCGAGCGCAGCACCGCGCCCAGTTCCGGCGAGAACGTGCCCATCCGCAGCAGCGCATCCACCCCGTGCGAGGCGGGCCGCAGAATCCGCAACGACAAGCACGTCCCGTTCACGGCGATCGGCGGCAGCACCGCGTGCATCCGGACCGCTTCGCCCGCACCGGCTCCGGGAAGCCAGCCGTCGACCCACGGTTGCGCTTCGTCCAACCGCCTGCCGGTGGCCACGGCGAGCCGTTGCGCGAGCCTGCGGACCGCCTCCTCGTCCGAGAACGTCACCGCGGAGCGGCACAACCCGTCGCCGCGGTCCACCCAGACCTCGTCCGGTGCGGTCACCAGTACGTCGGTGACTTCCGGATCGCGCAGCAGCGGCTCGACCACGCCGGTACCGAGGAATTCTTGTTGCAGCGACCGCAAAGCGGTGAGCAGGTCGGCGTCCGCCACCGGACCGCCCGCTTCCTCGCGCACCGCGGCCGCCACCGCCGAAGGGCTCACCGGCGTGCCGCCGCCAGCGAGGCGGTTGCGCACCCGCTCGATCAAGTCGGTGTTCATGACGCCACCCGTTCCGGGGCTCGCTGATCATCCAAGGTCTCGAGGACTTCCGCCGCTGCTCTGGCCGTCGCTCCCCGGCTGCTCGCCCGCGTCCCGCACAGTCCCGCTTTGTCGACGGCTCCCGGCAGACCCGCCTGCGTTCGCAGCACCGCGAGCACCGGCGCGCCCACCGCAAGCTCGATGTCGCGCACGCGGAGCCCGGCGGGCGCAGGCCCGCGGATCACCAGCCGCACCGGTGCGGAAGCGCGTTCCCGCAGGACCCGCAGCCGGCTCGCCGCGGCCGCGCACGCCCGGACCTGCGCGGGCACGACCAGGACGGTCAGATCGGCGGCGCGCAGCACCGCGCAAGCAGGCTCGGACAGATCCCGCGGGAGATCGCACACGACCGTTTCACCGCCCCGGCGACCGGCGGCGAGCACGGCTTGCACCGACGGCGCGGTGAGTCCGCTGGCCGCGCCGTCTCGGTCGCAGGAGAGCACGGTGAGCGCGCCGGAACCGACCCGCTGTCCCGGTAGCGCCTCCCGCAGCGCACCGGCCGCCACGCGGCCACCGCTGATCGCCAGTCCGGACCAGCGCAACCCCTGCGTGCGCTCCACACCGACGGTCAGGTCCAACCCGCCGCCGAGCGGGTCGCAGTCGAGCAGCAACGCGCGGTCGCCGCGGCGTGCCGCGACGACGGAGACCGCCGCGGCCAACGTGGAGGCACCCGCGCCGCCGGTTCCGCCGAGCACGGTGAGCACCCGTCCTGCGCCGGACGCGGGAGCGTCGACGGCCTCGGCGAGCAGCTCGACGAGTTGCGCTTCCTGCTCGGGCAACTGCAGCACCGCGTCCGCGCCGATCTCGAACGCGGACCGCCACCGCTCCGCTCGCTGCGTGCGGGAGACCAGCAGGACCGCTGATCTTCGCGGCATACCGGCCGCGGCAGCACGAGCCGCCGTGCGGTCGTCGAGCAGCACCAGCGGCGCTTCGCGCCAGAGTTGCCCCGTCTCCGCCGGGTCGGCGCGACGCCGCAGGTCGCAGCCCGCGACGGCGGTCAACCGAGTGATCTCCGCGGCCAGGTCGTCGTCCTGGCTGACGAGCAGTGGTGGTGCGGTGGTCGAGGTGGGCATGCCGGCACCCGTTCCGGTCGCAGGGCTCGCGGGAGGAATTCGCCGGGACCGGCGGAATTCCCGCTCGACGTCCACGTTGCAGCGGCCGGGCGGCGGCGCCCAGACCGAATTCCGGAATCTGTGGATGGACCGGCACCTTGTGGACAACTTCTTCACCCGATTAAGCGATCAACCGTGAAGGGTTCACCGGAAATGGCCCGACCAGCGCAGGGAGCCGAAAAGAAGTGCCCGCGCACCGCGGAAACTACTTGAAGCCTGGAATAATTTGCTCGGAAACCGTCCGCACCGGACGCGGCCGGGAACATCGCCCCCGACAATGCGGACGACCCCCGCCAGGGGGAGGACGGGGGTCGCCGAGAGTTCAGCTCCGGGGGGTCGAGCTGAACCCGTCCGGTTCCCGGACCCCCATACTCTAGCGCCCGGTCTCCCCCACTCGCGTCCCGTCCATTAGGACGAACATAAGCATCCTGTCGCGCCTTCTGGAAACGCCACGCCCGATCCACTGCCCGAACGTGGCGAGAACTCACTGCAACGAGCCGAAGTCGGCCACTCGCAGTGAAGCAGGCCCGCGCGCCGCGCATCGCCCGCCGCGCCGGGGTCCGGTCGTATGCTGTGCGACGTGACAGCGCCCGCGAACCCCCCGACCGCCACCGGACCCCGGACGGCGGCATTCTTCGACCTGGACAAAACGGTCATCGCCAAATCGAGCACGCTCGCATTCAGCAGGCCGTTCTTCCAGGAAGGTCTCATCAACCGCCGGGCGGTGCTGAAAAGCGCCTACGCACAATTCGTTTTCATGCTGGCAGGCGCGGACGCCGACCAGATGGACCGGATGCGCGCGCACATCACCTCGCTGTGCACCGGCTGGGACGTCGAGCAGGTCAACGCGATCGTCGAGGAGACCCTGCACGACATCGTCGATCCGCTCGTCTACAAGGAAGCCACCCAGCTCATCGCCGAGCACAAGGAACAGGGCCACGACATCGTGGTGCTGTCGGCCTCCGGCGAAGAAGTGGTGGCGCCGATCGCGAAACTGCTCGGCGCAACGCATTCCGCCGGAACCCGGATGGTCGTCGCCGACGGCCGCTACACCGGTGAGGTCGAGTTCTACTGCTCGGCGGGGAACAAGGCCGCCGCGGCCCGCGACCTCGCCGAGCGCTACGGCTACGACCTGCGGGATTGCCACGCCTATTCGGATTCGGTGACGGACCTGCCGCTGCTGGAAGCGGTGGGCCACCCGACGGTGGTCAACCCGGATCGCGGGCTGCGCAGGCACGCCGCGCAACGCGGCTGGCCGTCGCTGGCGTTCGAGCAGCCGGTTTCGCTGCGCGCGCGCTTCCCCACGCCTTCGCGCGCGGCAGTGACGGCGGCCGGCGTCGGCATGGGCGCGGTCGCCGCGGCCGGAGCGGCCTGGTGGGGTCTGCGCTACTGGCGCAGGCACCGCTGAACGCAGCGAAATCCCAGGTGATCGAGGCCGTCCGCGACCGATTCAGAGACCTTGCAGCGGCCAGGGGCGGCCGACTACAAAGGAATTGCGGACCCTGGCTCGGCCAGGGGCGACGCGTAGGAGAAGCGGCGCTCCCCCTGAACCGGGCTCCGTGCGTGCGGACGGAGCACCCACGCGCAGCCGCCACGAGAGGCTGAAACGTCGACCGGGTTGCGTACCGGGACGCCGGACGCCTAGCCCAAGAGTTACGACACTTGTTGCACGCTTGGTAACCCGTCCGTTCACGCAAGACGGCGCCTGCCTGCCGGCGGGCGCCGTCGTTCGTGCGCAGCGAAATCCGCGCGAAACGTGCGCGGCCTGCCGGTGAATGTCGTTGACCGGGCTCAGCACGGTGGGTAACTTCCGAATCCCATCCGCGTTGTCGTGGAGGACTTTCCACCCGAGCCCACTGGACGACCCCACGAAGACGTCCGGGACCGTGGGCGAGCAGCCCCAGGAGGTTCCGTGGGCTCGAACCGTTCGCGCCGCCTCGTGGCGGTGCTGATCAGCGCAGCGGCGGTGGTGACGATCGGCGGCGGTTCGTCCGCGGGCGCGCAGCCACCGGAAGTGCGGCACAGCGAGGTCGACCCCGCCGTCACCGAGAAGGTGCGGGCGATGAGCCTCGAGGAGAAGGTCGGCCAGCTGTTCGTCACCTACGCCTATGGCCGCGACGCGGACACCCCGCACCCGCAGAACCGCGAGGAGTTCGGCGTGGACACCCCGGCGCAGGTGGTGCAGCGCTACCACCCGGGCGGGCTGATCCACTTCAGCTGGACCGACAGCCTGTACGAACCGCGGCAGATCGCCGAGCTGTCCAACGGCGTGCAGCGGGCGGCTACCTCCTCCGGTGCCGGAATACCGCTGCTGATCTCCACCGACCAGGAGCAGGGCCAGGTGAGCAGGCTGCCGGAACCGGTCACGCAGCTGCCGGGGAACCTGGCGCTCGGCGCCGGCCGCAGCGCGGCCGACACCGGCCTGTCCGCGCGGATCACCGGCGAAGAGATGCGCGCGATGGGCCTCAACCAGGACTTCGCGCCCAGCGGCGACGTCAACGTGAACCCGGCCAACCCGGTGATCGGGGTGCGTTCGTTCTCGTCCGACCCGCAGCTGGCGGCGCGGCTGACCGGAGCGGCCGTGCACGGTTACCAGGACCCGGGCGCCGCCGGCGTGTCGGCGGCCGCCAAGCACTTCCCCGGGCACGGGGACACCAACCAGGACAGCCACACCGACCTGCCGGTCATCGAGCACACCCGCGAGCAGTGGGAACGGCTGGACGCTCCGCCGTTCCGGGAGGCGATCGAGGCGGGCACGGACGCGGTGATGAGCGCGCACATCGTGGTGCCGAACCTGGATTCCTCCGGTGAGCCCTCGACGCTGTCACCGACGGTGCTGACCGGGATGCTGCGCGACGAGCTGGGCTACAAGGGCGTGATCACCACGGACTCCCTGCAGATGGACGGGGTGCGGGCGAAGCACCCGGACGCCGAGATCCCGGTGCTGGCGTTGCGGGCGGGCGCGGATCAACTGCTGATGCCGCAGAACCTCCAGGTCGCGATCGACGGGGTGCTGGACGCGGTCCACACCGGCGCGCTGACCGAGGACCGCATCGACGCGAGCGTCGAACGGATCCTCGAGATGAAGCGCAAGCGCGGCGTGCTGGACGCGCCGTTCGTGGACACCGGCCGCGTGGACCGGGTCGTCGGCAGCCGGGAGCACGCGCAGCAGGCGCAGCGGATCACCGACCGGACCACGACGCTGCTGCGCAACGACGCCGGTCAGCTCCCGATGCGGCAGAAGCCCGGGAAGATGCTGGTCACCGGCGCCGGAGAGGACGCGACCGGGGCACTGGCGGATCGCGTGCGGGCGCGCGGGCCGCAGGCGACCTCGCTACCGACGGGGAAGGCACCGACCCAGCAGCAGATCTCGCAGGCGGTGCAGGCCGCGAAGGGCAACGACGTGACGGTCGTGCTGACCAACGCGGCGTGGGACGCGGACAACGCCGCCCAGCAGGAGCTCGTGCGCGCGTTGCAGCGGGCGAACGTGCCGGTGGTCGCCGCGGCCGTGCGGGATCCGTACGACGCCGCGTACGCCGAGCAGGTGCCGACCTGGCTGGCGACGTACTCGGACAAGCCGGTGGCGATGGAATCGCTGGCGAAGGTGCTGTTCGGCGAGATCGCTCCGCAGGGCAAGCTGCCGGTCCCGGTGCCGGATCCGGACGGCGCGGGTGCGGACCGCTTCCCGCTCGGACACGGATTGAGCTGGTAGTGCGATGCCGCTGAGCAGGAGGAGTTTGCTGGCTTCCACGGCGCTGTCGGCGCCGCTGGTGGGCGCCGGTGCCGCGTGCGCGGCCCCGCAGCAGGAGCGGATCGACGGCGGCGCGGTGCGCACCGGCGCGGACGTGCTGGCCGCGCAGAACTGGCAGCCGCTGACGGGCAGCCGGGTCGGACTGATCACCAACCCGACGGGCGTGCTGGCTTCCTTGCAGCACATCGTCGATGCGATGCACGCGTCCGGTGCGGTGGACATCGCCGCCGTGTTCGGTCCCGAGCACGGTTTCCGCGGCACCTCGCAGGCCGGTGGCTCCGAGGGGAACGTGACCGATCCGCGCACCGGCCTGCCGGTCTACGACGCCTACGGCGCGAACGCGGACGAGCTGGCCCGCATGTTCGGCAAGGCCGGTGTGCAGCGCGTGGTGTTCGACATCGCCGACGTCGGCGCCCGCTTCTACACCTACGTGTGGACCATGTACACCGCGATGCGCGCAGCCGCGCGCACCGGCGCCGAGTTCGTCGTGCTGG from Saccharopolyspora sp. SCSIO 74807 encodes:
- a CDS encoding bifunctional DNA primase/polymerase — its product is MDWSADERPGVATGTGVAPETSVAGSGTGGWRGAADWAGAFRIELRVQAIELAARSWPVVPGTFPVAATGRWSGGGSTGPVPVHEDWQGRRSTDADQVAAWFGERPYSLLIATGDEVEALEVGAELGRRAARALRSMGAPAPIVATPDARWYFLAAGGRAAAVCPELVTAGAVRRHTAGSWLPVPPSTFHHGVVHWRVKPEVCGWRLPSPEVIGDALRIGADTAEDVAQLVVAGN
- a CDS encoding Rv3654c family TadE-like protein — its product is MSTGAGGRDAGVATVLAAVLILGLLVILGFGLALGSAVLARHRAEGAADLAALAAASHATAGGTAACEQAERVARGMHASVLDCRLSGPDARVIVAERTSALPGLLSSQVSARARAGPAPR
- a CDS encoding TadE family type IV pilus minor pilin; this encodes MTVEAALGVGAVVAVFVLVLTAMNMVLGQVRCTDAAVEAARLASRGDREQADAAVRRLAPPGASLAISVRDDQVTTEVSAPPVVGFLPAQWWTSRAAAVLEPGAAGSGPAEPAR
- a CDS encoding DUF4244 domain-containing protein, yielding MSTAEYAIGTVAAAAFAALLYTVVTGDSVTAALTGLVERALQGSVP
- a CDS encoding type II secretion system F family protein, which translates into the protein MSALEPVLLAVALLLLPVRSARVAVLRRRGEATAAGQPNSVTRLLSRWPERARAPVAAAASGALGAAVAGVIPGAVLAAAVFWLVLRARAGPPDTDPLELAAGWDLLAAGMRAGLPLVVLVRAVAAELAGPAGTALREVAGLLELGADPASAWEPALRHPGTAELARAARRSARTGSALAEVADGLAAEARTAVADRAQAAAQQAGVWITAPLGLCFLPAFLCLGVVPVVAGMVQRLAATW
- a CDS encoding type II secretion system F family protein, which codes for MLTLLLPAAALLGWPDLRAHHRLLPRREVSLPHRNPVSSLRIGAVPAAALLGLLLAGVGGLLAASALTALGVWWWRTRGGYRLRLQRSAALAAGFRLLVAELRAGSHPAAAAEGAAVDADFPVAAVFRDLSTTARMGGDVASVLTAAGAGAEAVDRRVFRFGERAAPVDPLARAGRAWALAERHGVALAELLDAVRRDLEHRVAFAREVEAKLAGPRATAAVLAGLPLLGLLLGEVSGATPLAVLTGGLFGQAVLVLGVALLCAGVLWTVRLTESVVRT
- a CDS encoding TadA family conjugal transfer-associated ATPase — translated: MNTDLIERVRNRLAGGGTPVSPSAVAAAVREEAGGPVADADLLTALRSLQQEFLGTGVVEPLLRDPEVTDVLVTAPDEVWVDRGDGLCRSAVTFSDEEAVRRLAQRLAVATGRRLDEAQPWVDGWLPGAGAGEAVRMHAVLPPIAVNGTCLSLRILRPASHGVDALLRMGTFSPELGAVLRSIVRARLALLVTGGTGAGKTTLLAALLGEVSAAERIVCVEEAGELRPRHPHVVRLLTRPANVEGAGEVRMRDLVRQSLRMRPDRLIVGEVRGAEVCELLAALNTGHEGGGGTVHANSPEEVPARMEALAALGGMAREALHSQLAAAVQVVLHVRRSADRGRQLAAIGVLRRERDRVSVVPAWRCDDGWIEGRSELAGLIRSRGGAAPC
- the ssd gene encoding septum site-determining protein Ssd, giving the protein MPTSTTAPPLLVSQDDDLAAEITRLTAVAGCDLRRRADPAETGQLWREAPLVLLDDRTAARAAAAGMPRRSAVLLVSRTQRAERWRSAFEIGADAVLQLPEQEAQLVELLAEAVDAPASGAGRVLTVLGGTGGAGASTLAAAVSVVAARRGDRALLLDCDPLGGGLDLTVGVERTQGLRWSGLAISGGRVAAGALREALPGQRVGSGALTVLSCDRDGAASGLTAPSVQAVLAAGRRGGETVVCDLPRDLSEPACAVLRAADLTVLVVPAQVRACAAAASRLRVLRERASAPVRLVIRGPAPAGLRVRDIELAVGAPVLAVLRTQAGLPGAVDKAGLCGTRASSRGATARAAAEVLETLDDQRAPERVAS
- a CDS encoding HAD-IB family hydrolase; translation: MLCDVTAPANPPTATGPRTAAFFDLDKTVIAKSSTLAFSRPFFQEGLINRRAVLKSAYAQFVFMLAGADADQMDRMRAHITSLCTGWDVEQVNAIVEETLHDIVDPLVYKEATQLIAEHKEQGHDIVVLSASGEEVVAPIAKLLGATHSAGTRMVVADGRYTGEVEFYCSAGNKAAAARDLAERYGYDLRDCHAYSDSVTDLPLLEAVGHPTVVNPDRGLRRHAAQRGWPSLAFEQPVSLRARFPTPSRAAVTAAGVGMGAVAAAGAAWWGLRYWRRHR
- a CDS encoding glycoside hydrolase family 3 N-terminal domain-containing protein, which gives rise to MGSNRSRRLVAVLISAAAVVTIGGGSSAGAQPPEVRHSEVDPAVTEKVRAMSLEEKVGQLFVTYAYGRDADTPHPQNREEFGVDTPAQVVQRYHPGGLIHFSWTDSLYEPRQIAELSNGVQRAATSSGAGIPLLISTDQEQGQVSRLPEPVTQLPGNLALGAGRSAADTGLSARITGEEMRAMGLNQDFAPSGDVNVNPANPVIGVRSFSSDPQLAARLTGAAVHGYQDPGAAGVSAAAKHFPGHGDTNQDSHTDLPVIEHTREQWERLDAPPFREAIEAGTDAVMSAHIVVPNLDSSGEPSTLSPTVLTGMLRDELGYKGVITTDSLQMDGVRAKHPDAEIPVLALRAGADQLLMPQNLQVAIDGVLDAVHTGALTEDRIDASVERILEMKRKRGVLDAPFVDTGRVDRVVGSREHAQQAQRITDRTTTLLRNDAGQLPMRQKPGKMLVTGAGEDATGALADRVRARGPQATSLPTGKAPTQQQISQAVQAAKGNDVTVVLTNAAWDADNAAQQELVRALQRANVPVVAAAVRDPYDAAYAEQVPTWLATYSDKPVAMESLAKVLFGEIAPQGKLPVPVPDPDGAGADRFPLGHGLSW